A part of Kitasatospora acidiphila genomic DNA contains:
- a CDS encoding carboxylesterase/lipase family protein — MVRTAIGKATGAVAAALTLLVGGLLGAAGPAAADPGGVASVAGGRDCLARTGFGRVQGVAQGAVCAYLGVPYAAPPTGARRFRPPAPPLSWQGTLAATTAKPGCPQDLAAGPGVGTEDCLYTQIWQPRTGGTHRPVMVFLHGGADEFGAASEPVFDGSALAARGDAVVVSVDYRLGLLGWTELGGLDPRYAGSGNNGLRDEIAALTWVQGHIRAFGGDPGRVTVFGESEGAISISALLAGDHPERLFQRAILESGPGYLVHDHQYAQDAAAHVLAAGNVTSIAQLDAMSTAQLLQIQQKAQQGISGAASALFFGPSIDGTLIPGPVVERIAAGSARRVDLLLGTNENETDYWALFDPRVLDLSLSAYRTFPRVLADRKQQMYQVYATDRPDLPPGRVVNAMLTDQVFRVPTLRMAEAQDRWRPTHVYQFDWHVPHVAGLPEAQNLGAMHTEEVPFVLGNLDLDAYPRGAATLAAERPQLTALSQDMMDAWSGFARTGSPGWSSYTPVERATKIWDVPERLQLGPQDDERVLWDDYSFPDWNFEAWQPQG, encoded by the coding sequence ATGGTCCGGACGGCCATCGGCAAGGCGACGGGAGCGGTGGCGGCCGCGCTCACACTGCTCGTGGGAGGCCTGCTCGGCGCGGCCGGCCCGGCCGCCGCCGACCCCGGCGGTGTTGCGAGCGTGGCCGGCGGGCGCGACTGCCTCGCCCGGACCGGGTTCGGGCGGGTGCAGGGCGTGGCCCAGGGCGCGGTCTGCGCCTACCTCGGCGTGCCGTACGCGGCGCCGCCCACCGGTGCCCGGCGGTTCCGCCCGCCTGCCCCGCCGCTGTCCTGGCAGGGCACCCTGGCGGCGACCACGGCCAAGCCGGGGTGCCCGCAGGACCTGGCCGCCGGCCCCGGAGTCGGCACAGAGGACTGCCTGTACACCCAGATCTGGCAGCCGCGTACCGGCGGCACGCACAGACCGGTCATGGTGTTCCTGCACGGCGGCGCGGACGAGTTCGGTGCCGCCAGCGAACCGGTCTTCGACGGCTCGGCGCTGGCCGCGCGCGGCGATGCGGTCGTGGTCAGCGTCGACTACCGGCTCGGGCTGCTCGGCTGGACCGAACTCGGTGGCCTGGATCCGCGCTATGCCGGCTCCGGGAACAACGGGCTGCGCGACGAGATCGCGGCGCTCACCTGGGTGCAGGGGCATATCCGGGCGTTCGGCGGGGACCCGGGGCGGGTCACGGTCTTCGGGGAGTCGGAAGGCGCGATCTCGATCTCCGCGCTGCTGGCCGGCGACCACCCAGAGCGGCTGTTCCAGCGCGCCATCCTGGAGAGCGGCCCGGGCTATCTCGTACACGACCACCAGTACGCGCAGGACGCCGCCGCGCATGTGCTGGCCGCCGGGAACGTCACCAGCATCGCGCAACTGGACGCGATGAGCACCGCGCAACTGCTCCAGATCCAACAGAAGGCCCAGCAGGGGATCTCGGGAGCGGCCAGCGCGCTCTTCTTCGGTCCGTCGATCGACGGCACCCTGATTCCAGGGCCGGTGGTGGAGCGGATCGCGGCCGGCAGTGCCCGCCGGGTCGACCTGCTGCTCGGCACCAACGAGAACGAGACCGATTACTGGGCGCTCTTCGACCCCCGCGTGTTGGACCTGTCGCTGTCCGCCTACCGCACCTTCCCGAGAGTGCTGGCCGACCGGAAGCAGCAGATGTACCAGGTGTACGCGACCGACCGGCCGGACCTGCCGCCGGGCCGGGTGGTCAACGCCATGCTCACCGACCAGGTCTTCCGCGTGCCCACGCTGCGGATGGCCGAGGCACAGGACCGCTGGCGGCCCACCCATGTCTACCAGTTCGACTGGCACGTCCCCCATGTCGCGGGGCTGCCCGAGGCCCAGAACCTCGGCGCCATGCACACCGAGGAAGTGCCCTTCGTCCTCGGCAACCTGGACCTCGACGCCTATCCGCGCGGTGCCGCGACGCTGGCCGCCGAGCGGCCGCAACTCACCGCGCTCTCGCAGGACATGATGGACGCCTGGTCCGGATTCGCCCGCACCGGTTCGCCGGGCTGGTCGAGCTACACCCCGGTGGAGCGGGCCACCAAGATCTGGGACGTGCCCGAGCGACTGCAGCTCGGGCCGCAGGACGACGAACGCGTGCTGTGGGACGACTACTCCTTCCCCGATTGGAACTTCGAGGCCTGGCAACCGCAGGGCTGA
- a CDS encoding DNA-formamidopyrimidine glycosylase family protein: MPEGDTVFRTAAQLHQALAGRVLTSADLRVPAHATARLTGRQVLEVRPRGKHLLTRLEGGLTLHSHLRMDGRWQVYRTGERWTGGPGHQIRAVLGNAEWTAVGYRLPVVELLPTTAEAEAVGHLGPDLLGPDWSVEEALRRLAAAPERPTGEALLDQRNLAGIGNVYANELCFLAGVTPWTPFGELPAPVRVLAKAQRLLHANRMRPGHPTTGELRPDRSHWVYGRAGQPCRRCGAAIRTAGQGVAPQQRVAFWCPRCQRGPGPE; encoded by the coding sequence ATGCCCGAGGGTGACACCGTGTTCCGGACCGCCGCGCAGTTGCACCAGGCCCTGGCCGGGCGGGTGCTGACCAGCGCCGACCTGCGGGTGCCCGCGCATGCCACCGCACGGCTGACTGGCCGTCAGGTGCTGGAGGTGCGCCCGCGCGGGAAGCATCTGCTGACCCGGCTGGAGGGCGGGCTGACCCTGCACAGCCATCTGCGGATGGACGGCCGATGGCAGGTCTATCGCACGGGGGAGCGGTGGACCGGCGGGCCCGGCCACCAGATCCGGGCCGTGCTGGGCAATGCCGAGTGGACGGCGGTCGGCTACCGGCTGCCGGTGGTGGAGCTGCTGCCGACCACCGCGGAGGCCGAGGCGGTCGGCCATCTCGGTCCCGACCTCCTGGGCCCGGACTGGTCGGTCGAGGAGGCGCTGCGCCGGTTGGCCGCCGCGCCGGAACGGCCGACCGGGGAGGCGCTGCTCGACCAGCGCAACCTGGCGGGGATCGGCAATGTGTACGCCAATGAGCTGTGCTTCCTGGCGGGCGTCACACCCTGGACGCCGTTCGGTGAGTTGCCCGCGCCGGTCAGGGTGCTAGCCAAGGCGCAGCGGTTGCTGCATGCCAACCGGATGCGCCCGGGGCATCCGACCACCGGTGAGCTGCGGCCGGATCGCAGCCACTGGGTCTACGGGCGGGCCGGGCAGCCCTGCCGGCGCTGCGGTGCGGCGATCCGCACCGCCGGCCAGGGCGTGGCGCCGCAGCAGCGGGTGGCGTTCTGGTGTCCCCGCTGTCAGCGCGGGCCGGGGCCCGAGTAG
- a CDS encoding VOC family protein, producing the protein MPVRRLNHAVLYIRDVATSVAFYTEVLGFKVDVEIPGRAAFLSAEETLNDHDLGLFAIGAGAPGPQSGRVGLYHLAWEVGTLGELAEIGRELAERGALVGATDHIVSKSFYAKDPDGNEFEVMWRVPREDWPSGDEEGGMRALDLQAAIDRWGTELATGAAAGSPT; encoded by the coding sequence ATGCCCGTTCGCCGCCTCAATCACGCGGTCCTCTACATCCGCGACGTCGCGACCTCTGTCGCCTTCTACACCGAGGTGCTCGGCTTCAAGGTCGATGTGGAGATCCCCGGACGGGCCGCCTTCCTGAGCGCCGAGGAGACCCTCAACGACCACGACCTCGGCCTGTTCGCGATCGGCGCCGGCGCCCCCGGGCCGCAGTCCGGCCGGGTCGGCCTGTACCACCTCGCCTGGGAGGTCGGCACGCTGGGCGAGCTGGCCGAGATCGGTCGTGAGCTCGCCGAACGCGGCGCCCTGGTCGGTGCCACCGACCACATCGTCTCCAAGTCCTTCTACGCCAAGGACCCGGACGGCAACGAGTTCGAGGTGATGTGGCGGGTGCCGCGCGAGGACTGGCCCAGCGGGGACGAGGAGGGCGGCATGCGGGCGCTGGACCTGCAGGCCGCGATCGACCGCTGGGGCACCGAGCTGGCCACCGGCGCCGCGGCCGGCTCCCCCACCTGA
- a CDS encoding pentapeptide repeat-containing protein — protein sequence MAPTATRVMTPAAPKKPAGTRPARMPTDDLEDDATIKGVTYSGTDLTGREAEALEVDQCRFENVRLTGTVMRQSVFSNIVFDTCDFAQVRTQDVSLLRSSLTSSRITGSSWANGHFRDVMFDSCRTDFTLFRYGKFKNVLFKGCNLQQADFQFAELRDVRFEDCNLTGAQFANADMQRVRFEGCTMIDVGGAASLKGAAVQGAGAMELALSIARQAGIAIES from the coding sequence ATGGCCCCCACTGCTACCCGCGTCATGACCCCGGCCGCCCCCAAGAAACCGGCGGGAACGCGTCCGGCCCGGATGCCAACCGACGACCTGGAAGATGACGCGACGATCAAGGGGGTGACGTACAGCGGCACGGATCTCACCGGCCGAGAAGCCGAGGCGCTGGAAGTCGATCAGTGCCGCTTCGAGAACGTGCGGCTCACCGGCACCGTGATGCGCCAGTCCGTCTTCTCCAACATCGTGTTCGACACCTGTGACTTCGCGCAGGTCCGTACTCAGGACGTTTCCCTGCTCAGGTCATCGCTGACCTCCAGCAGGATCACTGGCTCTTCTTGGGCCAACGGCCACTTCCGGGACGTAATGTTCGACAGCTGCCGGACGGACTTCACGCTGTTCCGGTACGGCAAGTTCAAGAACGTGCTGTTCAAGGGCTGCAATCTCCAGCAGGCGGACTTCCAGTTCGCCGAACTGAGGGACGTTCGATTCGAAGACTGCAACCTGACCGGAGCCCAGTTCGCCAATGCGGACATGCAGCGGGTCCGGTTCGAGGGCTGCACGATGATCGACGTGGGTGGTGCCGCCAGCCTCAAGGGCGCTGCCGTACAAGGCGCAGGGGCGATGGAACTTGCCCTCAGCATTGCACGGCAGGCCGGCATCGCGATCGAATCCTAG
- a CDS encoding SCO5389 family protein, with translation MSLNVSPALLAQAEAGEVDQAEFIDTVRTSLPYAYQVVAGLSSELGDTAEEFVNDNTTPTDDERAQLLRALASNAIRGSLEQHFGVKLAFVNCHRVAAFRPGTEQGDAYRRFTSQRNQILNQSPELRSC, from the coding sequence ATGTCACTCAACGTCTCCCCCGCCCTGCTCGCCCAGGCCGAGGCCGGCGAGGTCGACCAGGCCGAGTTCATCGACACCGTCCGCACCTCGCTCCCGTACGCCTACCAGGTGGTCGCCGGCCTGAGCAGCGAACTCGGCGATACCGCCGAGGAGTTCGTCAACGACAACACCACCCCGACTGACGACGAGCGGGCCCAGCTGCTGCGCGCCCTCGCCAGCAACGCCATCCGCGGCAGCCTGGAGCAGCACTTCGGAGTCAAGCTCGCCTTCGTCAACTGCCACCGGGTCGCCGCCTTCCGCCCCGGCACCGAGCAGGGCGACGCCTACCGCAGGTTCACCTCGCAGCGGAACCAGATCCTCAACCAGAGCCCGGAGCTGCGCAGCTGCTGA
- a CDS encoding ketoreductase domain-containing protein, with product MTAVRTLRALGATVATVQADVGTADGVARIMAAVRESGRPLGGLVHAAGALADVPISGMTWEHLDSVFESKVYGTLLLDQALAGFPELRFFVGFSSLSAVIGPVGQANYAAGNAFLDELMVRRVDAGLPGLAVDWAPGPRSAWRPR from the coding sequence ATGACAGCCGTGCGAACACTGCGCGCGCTCGGTGCGACCGTCGCGACCGTTCAGGCGGACGTCGGCACCGCGGACGGCGTGGCGCGGATCATGGCGGCGGTACGGGAGAGCGGACGGCCGCTCGGCGGCCTGGTCCACGCGGCCGGCGCCCTCGCCGATGTGCCGATCAGCGGGATGACCTGGGAGCACCTGGACTCGGTGTTCGAGTCGAAGGTCTACGGCACCCTCCTGCTGGACCAAGCCCTGGCGGGTTTCCCCGAGTTGCGGTTCTTCGTGGGCTTCTCCTCGCTCTCGGCGGTGATCGGTCCGGTCGGTCAGGCCAACTACGCGGCGGGCAACGCCTTCCTGGACGAGCTCATGGTCCGGCGGGTGGACGCCGGGCTGCCGGGTCTCGCCGTCGACTGGGCCCCTGGGCCGAGGTCGGCATGGCGGCCGCGCTGA
- a CDS encoding aKG-HExxH-type peptide beta-hydroxylase, translating to MRFLNIHHAEETITRLVTAVTGTTPNPAELSAAYRRVISLRRAIAATGTGITVSFEDSPWGDFLIENRIFENIFEGLADTPEGTRDKWQRDVSVALLHTRDMAPDLGRLVDLLVTDLVLFSSKNKGGGSGSHVPGLVSMSPGDEWRAHDFAESLVHETIHLNVFLADMVYRLYTLPAAALEAPECRVVSAVKFGQLRPLDKAFHSAVVAPPLMYMQQQRGETELVDKFRASLLECTDGLLDRIEYFTPYGTLLVRELRAFAETVDFELVERSISSKEFAHYAIPAAA from the coding sequence ATGCGCTTCCTGAACATCCACCACGCCGAAGAGACCATCACCCGCCTCGTCACCGCCGTCACCGGCACCACGCCCAATCCCGCCGAGCTGTCGGCGGCATACCGCAGGGTGATCTCGCTGCGGCGTGCCATCGCTGCCACTGGCACGGGCATCACGGTGTCGTTCGAGGACAGCCCGTGGGGCGACTTCCTGATTGAGAACCGGATCTTCGAGAACATCTTCGAAGGTCTGGCCGACACCCCGGAAGGGACCCGCGACAAGTGGCAGCGTGACGTCTCCGTCGCGCTCCTTCACACCCGCGACATGGCCCCCGACCTCGGACGCCTGGTCGACCTGCTGGTCACTGATCTCGTGCTGTTCAGTTCCAAGAACAAGGGCGGTGGCTCCGGATCCCACGTTCCCGGCTTGGTGTCGATGAGCCCCGGCGATGAATGGAGGGCCCACGACTTCGCCGAATCGCTGGTCCACGAGACCATCCACTTGAACGTGTTCCTCGCCGACATGGTGTACCGGCTCTACACCCTCCCGGCCGCCGCCCTGGAAGCCCCCGAGTGCCGCGTCGTCTCGGCCGTGAAGTTCGGCCAGCTGCGCCCGCTCGACAAGGCGTTCCACTCGGCCGTCGTCGCCCCGCCGCTCATGTACATGCAGCAGCAGCGTGGCGAAACGGAGCTGGTCGACAAGTTCCGCGCCTCGCTCCTGGAGTGCACCGACGGCCTGCTCGACAGGATCGAGTACTTCACGCCCTACGGCACGCTGCTGGTGCGTGAACTCCGCGCCTTCGCCGAGACCGTCGACTTCGAGCTGGTGGAACGCTCGATCTCCAGCAAGGAGTTCGCGCACTACGCGATCCCGGCCGCCGCCTAG
- a CDS encoding ATP-binding protein, protein MVEVLDGSGVMPKQRSAGPTETSGRGLTLVEALAIRHGAGRNRRGKRVWAELELPQQPFTRRQLMTQPHRAAKALAQGLGGPQPAEFSVS, encoded by the coding sequence GTGGTCGAGGTGCTGGATGGCTCTGGAGTCATGCCGAAGCAGCGGTCGGCGGGCCCGACTGAGACCTCGGGGCGCGGACTCACCCTGGTCGAAGCGCTCGCCATCAGGCACGGTGCGGGGCGCAACCGGCGCGGAAAGCGAGTCTGGGCAGAACTGGAGCTGCCTCAGCAGCCCTTCACGCGCCGTCAGTTGATGACCCAGCCGCACCGTGCTGCCAAGGCTCTCGCACAGGGGCTCGGTGGCCCGCAGCCGGCCGAGTTCAGCGTCTCCTGA
- a CDS encoding AMP-binding protein, translating into MVELDGPDGPGAGFLAWREGESAADLASDAGPDDEVVQLYTSGTTGLPKGVVLAHRSFFGRTPDSRSRWSTGRARSCRPARAARSACARPAGCSGTGGLPRPLPRPWSTAGCTPVTPAIWTPTASCTCATGSRTSSSWPARTSTRPRSRTRSPTTRPCSTRR; encoded by the coding sequence GTGGTGGAGTTGGACGGCCCGGACGGACCGGGCGCCGGCTTCCTGGCCTGGCGCGAAGGTGAGTCCGCGGCCGACCTGGCCTCGGATGCCGGACCCGACGACGAGGTGGTGCAGCTCTACACCAGCGGCACCACCGGCCTGCCCAAGGGCGTGGTGCTTGCGCACCGCAGCTTCTTCGGCCGTACCCCGGATTCGCGGTCAAGGTGGTCGACCGGGCGGGCCAGGAGCTGCCGACCGGCGCGAGCGGCGAGATCTGCCTGCGCACGCCCGGCCGGATGCTCGGGTACTGGCGGGCTCCCGAGGCCACTGCCGAGACCCTGGTCGACGGCTGGCTGCACACCGGTGACGCCGGCTATCTGGACGCCGACGGCTTCGTGTACCTGCGCGACCGGATCAAGGACGTCGTCATCGTGGCCGGCGAGAACGTCTACCCGGCCGAGATCGAGAACGCGCTCGCCGACCACCCGGCCGTGCTCGACTCGGCGGTGA
- a CDS encoding enoyl-CoA hydratase-related protein, translating into MRILLVASAFNSLTQRTFAELADRGHWLEVAVLAGDPARRDRTLRAAVARHRPELVVAPMLKSALPADVWSEHTCLIVHPGPPGDRGPSSLDWVIEEGAPEWGVTVLQANAEMDAGAVWSSVSCPVPPVGKSDLYRNEVSDAALRALLLAVDRHAAGDWEPHRQRAEAAVIRPYFEQARRRIDWQHDPTEAVLRKLRAAASQPGVLDQLLGREWYLHGGHPEAELRGTPGELLATRAGAVCRATSDGAVWIPELRARRQPGEPPPVKLPAAVALADRIAELPTSPVPPDAPDGRWRDIRYREHGPVGVLSFTFPGGAMSTDQCRRLLAAYRQACARPTTVLVLGGDRDFFSNGIHLGVIEAAADPAQESWDNLNAMDDLVEAVLTTTDRLVVAALGGNAAAGGVMLALAADQVWCRDGVVLNAHYRLMGLYGSEYWTYLLPRRVGATTATRLVDRALPVSAAAAQRLGLADELVPCTPQDFAAAVVDRAVRLATTGSVVTARIAAKKAVREADEAVRPLAAYRAAELERMHRIFFDPAAPYHRLRRAFVRKEPQTGAATGPRISSPSVAGVTGLAALGDASEPDRPEAGEDTRSLVSHLPEEATP; encoded by the coding sequence ATGCGGATCCTGCTCGTCGCGTCGGCGTTCAACAGTCTCACCCAGCGCACCTTCGCGGAACTCGCCGACCGGGGACACTGGTTGGAGGTCGCGGTACTGGCCGGCGACCCGGCCCGGCGTGATCGCACACTGCGTGCCGCCGTGGCGCGCCATCGGCCCGAGCTGGTCGTCGCACCGATGCTGAAGAGCGCCCTCCCGGCGGACGTCTGGTCCGAGCACACCTGTCTGATCGTGCACCCGGGGCCGCCGGGCGACCGCGGGCCGTCGTCGCTGGACTGGGTGATCGAGGAAGGCGCGCCGGAGTGGGGCGTGACGGTCCTGCAGGCCAACGCCGAGATGGACGCCGGCGCCGTCTGGTCCTCGGTGTCCTGCCCGGTGCCGCCGGTCGGCAAGAGCGACCTCTACCGCAACGAGGTGTCGGACGCCGCGCTGCGCGCCCTGCTGCTCGCCGTCGACCGCCATGCCGCAGGCGACTGGGAGCCGCACCGGCAGCGTGCCGAAGCGGCCGTGATCAGGCCGTACTTCGAGCAGGCGCGCCGCCGGATCGACTGGCAGCACGACCCGACCGAGGCGGTGCTGCGCAAGCTGCGCGCCGCCGCCTCCCAGCCGGGTGTGCTGGACCAACTCCTGGGCCGTGAATGGTACTTGCACGGCGGTCACCCGGAGGCGGAACTACGGGGCACACCAGGGGAGTTGCTGGCCACCCGGGCGGGCGCGGTGTGCCGGGCGACCAGTGACGGCGCGGTCTGGATCCCGGAGCTGCGAGCCCGGCGGCAGCCGGGGGAGCCGCCCCCGGTCAAGCTGCCCGCCGCCGTGGCGCTCGCCGACCGGATCGCCGAGCTGCCGACCTCCCCGGTGCCGCCGGACGCCCCCGACGGGCGCTGGCGCGACATCCGCTACCGCGAGCACGGCCCGGTCGGGGTGCTCTCCTTCACCTTCCCCGGCGGCGCGATGAGCACCGACCAGTGCCGCCGCCTGCTGGCCGCCTACCGGCAGGCGTGCGCCCGGCCGACCACGGTGCTGGTGCTGGGCGGCGACCGGGACTTCTTCTCCAACGGCATCCACCTGGGAGTGATCGAGGCCGCCGCCGACCCGGCCCAGGAGTCCTGGGACAACCTCAACGCCATGGACGACCTGGTGGAGGCCGTGCTGACCACCACCGACCGGCTGGTGGTGGCGGCGCTGGGCGGCAACGCGGCGGCCGGCGGGGTGATGCTGGCGCTGGCGGCCGATCAGGTGTGGTGCCGCGACGGCGTGGTGCTCAACGCGCACTACCGGTTGATGGGTCTGTACGGCTCCGAGTACTGGACGTATCTGCTGCCGCGCCGGGTGGGTGCCACCACGGCGACCCGGCTGGTCGACCGGGCGCTGCCGGTCAGTGCCGCCGCCGCGCAGCGGCTCGGGCTGGCGGACGAGCTGGTGCCGTGCACGCCGCAGGACTTCGCCGCCGCGGTGGTGGACCGGGCGGTGCGGCTCGCCACGACCGGCTCGGTGGTCACCGCCCGGATCGCCGCGAAGAAGGCGGTCCGCGAGGCCGACGAGGCGGTGCGCCCGCTGGCCGCCTACCGCGCGGCGGAGCTGGAGCGGATGCACCGGATCTTCTTCGACCCGGCCGCGCCCTACCACCGGCTCCGCCGGGCCTTCGTCCGAAAGGAACCGCAGACCGGAGCAGCGACCGGACCGCGAATCTCGTCACCATCGGTAGCCGGCGTCACCGGATTGGCTGCGCTCGGTGACGCTTCGGAGCCTGATAGGCCGGAGGCTGGTGAGGACACCCGCTCACTCGTCTCCCACCTCCCCGAGGAGGCCACCCCATGA
- a CDS encoding MarR family winged helix-turn-helix transcriptional regulator, producing MAETRWLDEQEMAAWRGFVAASNLVARRLEQQLKDEAGLSHPQYEILVHLSAAPERAMRMTELADRLITSKSGLTYQVAQLEKAGLVGRRSCASDVRGVFAYLTDEGMALLRQAAPGHVAAVREALIDVLDREQLAVLADALGEVASRLR from the coding sequence ATGGCAGAGACCCGGTGGCTGGACGAGCAGGAGATGGCGGCCTGGCGCGGCTTCGTGGCGGCGAGCAACCTGGTGGCGCGCCGGCTGGAGCAGCAGCTGAAGGACGAGGCCGGGCTGTCGCACCCGCAGTACGAGATCCTGGTGCACCTGTCGGCCGCGCCCGAGCGCGCCATGCGGATGACCGAGCTGGCCGACCGTCTGATCACCTCCAAGAGCGGTCTGACCTACCAGGTCGCCCAGCTGGAGAAGGCGGGACTGGTCGGGCGGCGGTCCTGCGCGAGCGATGTGCGCGGAGTGTTCGCCTATCTCACCGACGAGGGGATGGCCCTGTTGCGCCAGGCGGCGCCCGGGCATGTTGCGGCGGTGCGGGAGGCGCTGATCGACGTGCTGGACCGGGAGCAGCTCGCGGTGCTGGCCGATGCGCTGGGCGAGGTGGCCAGTCGGCTGCGCTGA
- a CDS encoding NADH-quinone oxidoreductase subunit B family protein has product MTDTTTAPTATEEPVIHVLWINAGLSCDGDSVALTAATQPTIEEIALSALPGLPKIAVHWPLIDYECGPVQGADTFIEWFFKGERGEIDPFVLVVEGSIPNESIKKEGYWCGFGDDPATGQPITTSEWLDRLAPKALAVVAIGTCATYGGIHAMSGNPTGAMGVPDYLGWDWKSKAGIPIVNVPGCPIKPDNFAETLVYLLHQAAGSAPMIPLDEQLRPAWLFGATVHEGCDRAGYYEQGQFADAYDSPQCLVRLGCWGPVVKCNVPKRGWMDGLGGCPNVGGICIGCTMPGFPDKFMPFMDQPPGATVSTNASGIYGVLIRRLRSITVDTLDKEPRWRHTGQKLTTGYRKPW; this is encoded by the coding sequence ATGACCGACACGACCACGGCGCCGACCGCCACCGAGGAGCCGGTGATCCACGTCCTCTGGATCAACGCCGGCCTGAGCTGTGACGGCGACTCCGTCGCACTGACCGCGGCCACTCAGCCGACCATCGAGGAGATCGCACTCAGCGCGCTGCCGGGCCTGCCGAAGATTGCGGTGCACTGGCCGCTGATCGACTACGAGTGCGGTCCGGTACAGGGAGCCGACACCTTCATCGAATGGTTCTTCAAGGGCGAACGCGGCGAGATCGATCCGTTCGTCCTGGTGGTCGAGGGGTCGATCCCCAATGAGTCGATCAAGAAGGAGGGCTACTGGTGCGGGTTCGGCGACGACCCCGCCACCGGCCAGCCGATCACCACCAGCGAGTGGCTGGACCGGCTGGCGCCCAAGGCCCTGGCCGTGGTGGCGATCGGCACCTGCGCCACCTACGGCGGCATCCACGCGATGTCGGGCAACCCGACCGGTGCCATGGGCGTGCCCGACTACCTGGGCTGGGACTGGAAGTCCAAGGCGGGCATCCCGATCGTCAACGTGCCCGGCTGCCCGATCAAGCCCGACAACTTCGCCGAGACCCTGGTCTACCTGCTGCACCAGGCCGCCGGGTCGGCCCCGATGATCCCGCTGGACGAACAGCTGCGCCCCGCTTGGCTGTTCGGCGCGACCGTGCACGAGGGCTGCGACCGGGCCGGCTACTACGAGCAGGGCCAGTTCGCCGACGCCTACGACTCGCCGCAGTGCCTGGTGCGGCTGGGCTGCTGGGGCCCGGTGGTGAAGTGCAACGTCCCCAAGCGCGGCTGGATGGACGGCCTCGGCGGCTGCCCCAACGTCGGCGGCATCTGCATCGGCTGCACGATGCCCGGGTTCCCCGACAAGTTCATGCCGTTCATGGACCAGCCGCCCGGTGCGACGGTCTCCACCAACGCCAGTGGCATCTACGGCGTACTGATCCGCAGGCTGCGGTCGATCACCGTCGACACGCTGGACAAGGAGCCCAGGTGGCGCCACACCGGCCAGAAGCTGACCACCGGTTACCGCAAGCCCTGGTGA